The following are encoded in a window of Emcibacter sp. SYSU 3D8 genomic DNA:
- the ada gene encoding bifunctional DNA-binding transcriptional regulator/O6-methylguanine-DNA methyltransferase Ada, whose translation MTPIASTDTSRWQAVLDRDPAGGFVYAVVTTGIYCRPDCPSRRAKRENVRFFDTGEDAQSAGFRACLRCRPGQADRNAALVERACRMIEDAEEAPDLRALAEAAGLSTFHFHRLFKARTGVTPREYARALRDRRVRAALGEASTVTEALYDAGFGSSGRFYAGANASLGMTPTRFKAGGQGETIRYAWGESSLGGVLVAATSRGVCAIMLGDDRAAVLDELRSQFRKAALVPGGADFDLWVAQVVACVDDPRLGLGLPLDIRGTAFQQRVWRALVAIPVGETRTYTQIAESLGTPNAVRAVASACASNPISVAIPCHRVQRIGGALAGYRWGLERKRALLDRESEE comes from the coding sequence ATGACCCCGATCGCCTCGACCGACACATCCCGCTGGCAAGCCGTGCTGGACCGCGATCCGGCCGGCGGCTTCGTCTACGCCGTCGTCACCACCGGCATCTATTGCCGGCCCGATTGTCCGTCACGGCGGGCAAAACGCGAAAACGTCCGGTTCTTCGACACCGGGGAGGACGCCCAGTCGGCCGGATTCCGCGCCTGCCTGCGCTGCCGTCCCGGTCAGGCGGACCGCAACGCCGCGCTGGTCGAACGGGCCTGCCGGATGATTGAGGACGCCGAGGAAGCGCCCGACCTGAGGGCGCTGGCCGAGGCGGCGGGGCTCAGCACCTTCCACTTTCACCGGCTGTTCAAGGCCCGCACCGGTGTCACGCCGCGCGAATACGCCAGGGCCCTGCGCGACCGGCGGGTGCGCGCGGCGCTGGGCGAGGCAAGCACCGTGACCGAGGCGCTCTATGACGCCGGCTTCGGCTCGTCGGGCCGGTTTTATGCCGGCGCCAATGCCAGCCTCGGCATGACGCCCACCCGGTTCAAGGCCGGCGGTCAGGGCGAGACCATCCGCTACGCCTGGGGCGAAAGCTCGCTGGGCGGCGTGCTGGTCGCGGCCACAAGCCGGGGCGTCTGCGCCATCATGCTGGGCGACGACCGCGCGGCGGTGCTGGACGAGTTGCGCAGCCAGTTCCGCAAGGCGGCGCTGGTGCCGGGCGGTGCGGATTTCGACCTGTGGGTGGCGCAGGTGGTCGCTTGTGTGGACGATCCCCGGCTTGGCCTCGGCCTGCCGCTCGACATCCGCGGCACCGCCTTCCAGCAGCGGGTGTGGCGGGCGCTGGTCGCGATCCCCGTGGGCGAGACCCGCACCTATACCCAGATCGCCGAGTCGCTCGGCACGCCGAATGCGGTGCGGGCGGTGGCGAGCGCCTGCGCGTCCAATCCGATCTCGGTCGCTATACCGTGCCACCGGGTCCAGCGCATCGGCGGCGCCCTGGCCGGCTATCGCTGGGGGCTCGAGCGCAAGCGCGCGCTGCTGGATCGGGAAAGCGAAGAATGA
- a CDS encoding 4-oxalocrotonate tautomerase family protein: protein MPLVTIKGIEGVFSPEQKRDVIERVTEAMVAVEGEALRPYTFVIFEEVKSGDWGIGGKTLAAADVKAMQAAGASRAA from the coding sequence ATGCCATTGGTCACCATCAAGGGAATCGAAGGCGTGTTTTCCCCGGAACAGAAGCGCGACGTGATCGAGCGCGTCACCGAGGCCATGGTCGCGGTGGAAGGCGAGGCGCTGCGCCCCTACACGTTCGTCATCTTCGAGGAAGTGAAGAGCGGCGACTGGGGAATTGGCGGCAAGACACTGGCCGCCGCAGACGTAAAGGCCATGCAGGCCGCCGGCG
- a CDS encoding demethoxyubiquinone hydroxylase family protein, which translates to MTDTPERLPGTLTLDEEKARMIRVDQAGEYGAVRIYEGQLAVLGARTSGAVIRRMAAQEARHLDKFDRLMTRRQVRPTLLSPVWHMAGFALGAATALIGEKAAMACTVAVEEVIDEHYSRQAERLEDGDPELKTLIEECRAEEIEHKAEAEEQGAREAIGYPVLTGAIKTGARLAIWLSSRV; encoded by the coding sequence ATGACCGACACGCCCGAACGCCTGCCCGGCACGCTGACCCTGGACGAAGAGAAGGCGCGGATGATCCGCGTCGACCAGGCCGGCGAATATGGCGCCGTGCGCATCTATGAAGGCCAGCTTGCCGTGCTGGGCGCCCGCACCTCAGGCGCGGTGATCCGCCGCATGGCCGCGCAGGAAGCCCGGCACCTGGATAAATTCGACCGGCTGATGACCCGGCGCCAGGTGCGCCCCACCTTGTTGTCGCCGGTGTGGCACATGGCCGGCTTCGCCCTGGGCGCGGCCACCGCGCTGATCGGCGAGAAGGCCGCCATGGCGTGTACGGTCGCCGTCGAGGAAGTGATCGACGAGCACTATTCCCGCCAGGCCGAGCGGCTGGAAGACGGCGACCCCGAACTGAAGACTCTGATCGAGGAATGCCGCGCCGAGGAGATCGAGCACAAGGCCGAAGCCGAGGAGCAGGGCGCCCGCGAGGCCATCGGCTACCCCGTCCTGACGGGCGCCATCAAGACCGGCGCCCGGCTGGCCATCTGGCTGTCGAGCAGGGTTTAG
- a CDS encoding DUF805 domain-containing protein — protein sequence MSFGRIFGLVWRGFRMVAVFSGRDTRSQFWSYAIFLYLALTMAQIAVTVPLIYGVMERRTELSVGHPELLAAEPDFNRLIPWGIAASAGFCLLLAGAVTRRLHDRGLGGAWGLMALPPMLIVLVVMLARAGTKGPNRYGDDPAAP from the coding sequence ATGAGTTTCGGTAGAATATTTGGGCTGGTCTGGCGTGGATTCCGCATGGTTGCCGTGTTTTCCGGCAGGGACACGCGGTCGCAGTTCTGGTCCTACGCCATCTTCCTCTATCTCGCGCTGACGATGGCCCAGATTGCGGTCACCGTTCCGCTGATCTACGGCGTGATGGAGCGCAGGACCGAACTGTCCGTCGGCCATCCCGAGCTACTGGCCGCCGAGCCGGACTTCAACCGATTGATCCCGTGGGGTATCGCCGCGAGCGCAGGCTTCTGCCTGTTGCTGGCGGGCGCGGTGACGCGGCGGCTGCATGATCGCGGCCTGGGGGGCGCGTGGGGACTAATGGCCCTGCCGCCGATGCTCATCGTGCTGGTGGTCATGCTCGCCCGCGCCGGCACGAAAGGTCCCAACCGCTACGGCGACGATCCTGCCGCGCCCTAG
- a CDS encoding aldo/keto reductase produces the protein MQTMHRRPIPSTGELLPVIGCGTWQAFDVRDGAPLVPVLEELFAAGGSLVDSSPMYGRAEAVAGALLGRMESLDRAFVATKVWTSGRDAGIAQMERSMALLGKTDLMQVHNLLDWRTHFETLRRWKDEGRVRYLGVTHYTPTAHDALEAAMRAEAMDFVQLDYALDDRAAERRLLPLAADKGIAVIVNRPFGGGGLARRVRGRAVPDFAAELGCDTWPQLLLKFILGHPAVTCAIPATANAVHMADNARAGCGPLPDEAMRARIAASFAS, from the coding sequence ATGCAGACCATGCACCGGCGGCCCATTCCATCGACCGGCGAGTTGCTGCCGGTGATCGGCTGCGGCACCTGGCAGGCCTTCGACGTGCGCGACGGCGCGCCGCTGGTGCCGGTGCTCGAGGAATTGTTCGCTGCTGGCGGCTCGCTGGTCGATAGCTCGCCCATGTACGGCAGGGCCGAGGCGGTGGCCGGTGCGCTGCTCGGCCGCATGGAATCGCTGGACCGCGCCTTTGTCGCCACCAAGGTCTGGACTTCGGGCCGCGACGCCGGCATCGCGCAGATGGAGCGCTCCATGGCGCTGCTCGGCAAAACCGACCTGATGCAGGTGCACAATCTGCTCGACTGGCGCACCCATTTCGAAACCTTGCGGCGCTGGAAGGATGAGGGCCGCGTGCGCTATCTGGGCGTGACCCATTATACGCCCACCGCCCACGACGCGCTGGAAGCGGCCATGCGCGCCGAGGCCATGGATTTCGTCCAGCTCGACTATGCGCTGGACGACCGGGCCGCCGAGCGCCGGCTGCTGCCGCTGGCGGCCGACAAGGGCATCGCGGTTATCGTCAACCGGCCGTTCGGCGGCGGCGGGCTGGCCCGGCGGGTGCGCGGCCGCGCGGTGCCGGACTTCGCCGCCGAGCTGGGCTGCGACACCTGGCCGCAATTGCTGCTGAAGTTTATTCTCGGCCATCCGGCCGTCACCTGCGCCATTCCCGCCACCGCCAATGCGGTTCACATGGCGGACAATGCCCGCGCCGGCTGCGGCCCGCTGCCCGATGAAGCCATGCGCGCCCGCATCGCGGCGTCGTTTGCATCCTGA
- the alkB gene encoding DNA oxidative demethylase AlkB codes for MSDGLPSGDLLAGLAGPSTEPLASGAVLLRGFAADEAAALLEAIGRIAAQAPFRHLVTPGGFRMSVAMTNCGAVGWISDRRGYRYGADDPETGKPWPAMPPLFRGLAGRAAREAGFPGFEPEACLINRYEPGARLTLHQDRDEGNLSHPIVSVSLGVPATFLFGGLDRKDKPRRFRVDHGDVAVWGGPSRLAFHGVDALKQGHHDLTGQLRYNLTFRKAL; via the coding sequence ATGAGTGACGGCCTGCCATCGGGGGATTTGTTGGCAGGTCTGGCTGGTCCGTCGACCGAGCCGCTCGCCAGCGGTGCGGTGCTGCTGCGCGGCTTCGCCGCTGATGAGGCAGCCGCACTGCTTGAGGCGATCGGCCGGATCGCCGCGCAGGCGCCTTTCCGGCACCTGGTCACGCCGGGTGGATTCCGCATGTCGGTGGCCATGACCAATTGCGGCGCGGTCGGCTGGATCAGCGACCGGCGCGGCTACCGCTATGGCGCCGATGATCCTGAAACCGGCAAGCCGTGGCCCGCAATGCCGCCGCTGTTCCGCGGCCTGGCCGGGCGCGCGGCGCGTGAAGCGGGCTTTCCCGGCTTCGAACCCGAGGCCTGCCTGATCAACCGCTACGAACCGGGCGCCCGGCTCACCCTGCACCAGGACCGGGACGAGGGGAACCTGTCGCACCCGATCGTCTCGGTATCGCTGGGCGTGCCCGCCACCTTCCTGTTCGGCGGTCTCGACCGGAAGGACAAGCCGCGCCGGTTCCGGGTCGACCATGGCGACGTCGCCGTCTGGGGCGGCCCGTCGCGACTCGCTTTCCACGGCGTCGATGCGCTTAAGCAGGGGCATCACGATCTTACCGGCCAGCTGCGGTACAACCTCACCTTTCGCAAGGCGCTTTAG
- a CDS encoding disulfide bond formation protein B, producing the protein MIRSAKPSISGPVVLFAACLAMILGAYGFQYIGGFEPCALCYWQRYAYYAAIPLAGLALVVAATRGTPAARALLILTGLALLAGMGIAGYHAGVEYHWWPGPDTCSGPPVTGDIFHQDIGPGLIRCDQTPWSLFGVSMAGYNFVISGLLALGAFRLALKGRP; encoded by the coding sequence ATGATTCGTTCAGCGAAACCGTCGATCTCCGGACCCGTCGTCCTGTTCGCGGCGTGCCTCGCCATGATCCTGGGCGCCTATGGTTTTCAGTATATCGGCGGGTTCGAACCCTGCGCATTGTGCTACTGGCAGCGCTACGCCTATTACGCGGCGATTCCGCTGGCCGGGCTAGCGCTGGTGGTCGCCGCGACGCGCGGCACGCCAGCCGCACGGGCGCTGTTGATCCTGACCGGCCTCGCGCTGCTGGCCGGCATGGGCATCGCCGGGTACCATGCCGGCGTCGAATATCACTGGTGGCCCGGCCCCGATACCTGTTCGGGCCCGCCGGTGACCGGCGACATCTTCCACCAGGACATCGGCCCCGGCCTGATCCGCTGCGACCAGACGCCCTGGTCCCTGTTCGGCGTGTCCATGGCGGGTTACAATTTCGTCATCTCGGGTCTGCTGGCGCTCGGCGCGTTCCGGCTGGCCCTGAAAGGACGGCCATGA
- a CDS encoding Lrp/AsnC family transcriptional regulator has product MPKLTLDAIDRRILRELQEDARLTNVELADRIGLSPSPCLRRVRILEEAGIIAGYRATLSRKNAGLGLTVFVGVKVERHHDEEATAFQRAVADVPEVIACYLVSGEHDFLLEVVVPDLEGYEQFLMGRLLRLPGVIDVRSNFAIRTVKSPASLPLDHLPV; this is encoded by the coding sequence ATGCCAAAACTGACTCTCGACGCCATCGACCGGCGCATCCTGCGCGAGCTGCAGGAAGACGCCCGGCTGACCAATGTGGAACTGGCCGACCGCATCGGCCTGTCGCCCTCGCCCTGCCTGCGCCGGGTGCGGATTCTGGAGGAGGCGGGGATCATCGCCGGCTACCGCGCGACGTTGTCGCGCAAGAACGCCGGGCTGGGCCTGACCGTGTTCGTCGGCGTGAAGGTGGAGCGCCACCACGACGAGGAAGCGACGGCGTTCCAGCGGGCGGTGGCGGACGTGCCCGAGGTGATCGCCTGCTACCTGGTGTCGGGCGAGCACGATTTCCTGCTGGAGGTGGTGGTGCCGGACCTGGAAGGCTACGAGCAGTTCCTGATGGGCCGCCTGCTCAGGCTTCCCGGCGTGATCGACGTGCGCTCCAACTTCGCCATCCGCACGGTAAAGTCGCCGGCATCGCTGCCGCTCGATCACCTGCCGGTATGA